One genomic window of Cystobacter ferrugineus includes the following:
- a CDS encoding CRISPR-associated endonuclease Cas3'', with the protein MPVSCSPTKRLPHSGRMGAATKQPLTTDPLAHLDEAGRPHLLYEHLCQVGDRAHAFAERFGAGEWARLAGRWHDLGKYARDFQRIIREENGFEAHLETEEEAGPRDHSTAGALHARQVLGTQAGSLLTLAIAGHHAGLANREKLEERLERRKELLQKVLATQPPPAILEATTPALPAFLARTPRTSKEAATIARSLELWTRMLFSALCDADFLDTEEFFEPSRTQLRAVLPPLSVLREKLARYMEDLRVRATPSEVNRVRTEVLASCLHAAAQPPGAFSLTVPTGGGKTLASLAFALEHAVRHGLERVVVAIPFTSIIEQSAAVYRAALGEEAVIEHHSALDPLRETARNRLASENWDAPVVVTTTAQLFDSLFARRPGACRKLHRLARSVVVLDEAQTLPPRLLTPILDVLGTLIRDYGTSLVVCTATQPALGRTSELPDGLENVREIVPAEVRAFERLRRVRVRWPTSPEPTSHEALADELALEPDVLAIVHRRADARELCEALDRRMEDTSTSHLSALMCPRHRSEVLAGLKARKARGEPIRLVSTQLVEAGVDVDFPVVYRALGGLDSLAQAAGRCNREGRLSGLGELRVFLAPTAPPRGVPRTAMEVTRGLLAETPGLDPFHPDICRRYFRRLYAAKELDAEDIQALRAKLRFEETARRFHLVEDGWSAPVVVPWGEAAKHVARLEHAGPSRERLRALQGFTVQVKATQRDVWLARGLVRWVADTVVVLGPELTPAYDERFGLMPERVGLLDAGSLVVSE; encoded by the coding sequence ATGCCCGTTTCTTGCTCTCCTACGAAACGACTTCCACACTCTGGAAGAATGGGCGCAGCCACCAAGCAGCCTCTCACTACCGACCCCCTGGCCCACCTCGACGAGGCAGGCCGACCCCATCTCTTGTACGAGCACTTGTGTCAGGTGGGTGACCGCGCTCACGCCTTCGCTGAGCGTTTTGGGGCCGGGGAGTGGGCCCGTCTGGCCGGCCGCTGGCACGACCTGGGCAAGTATGCCCGCGACTTCCAGCGGATCATTCGAGAGGAAAACGGTTTCGAGGCCCACCTCGAAACGGAGGAGGAAGCAGGCCCGAGGGACCACTCCACCGCTGGAGCCCTTCACGCAAGACAGGTGCTGGGCACGCAGGCGGGCTCGCTCCTGACCTTGGCCATTGCCGGTCACCACGCCGGCCTTGCCAACCGCGAGAAGCTGGAAGAGCGCTTGGAGCGCAGGAAAGAGCTGCTCCAGAAGGTGCTGGCGACGCAACCTCCCCCTGCCATATTGGAGGCCACCACGCCCGCTCTGCCCGCCTTTCTCGCGCGTACACCTCGCACATCAAAGGAAGCAGCGACCATCGCCCGCAGCCTGGAGTTGTGGACTCGCATGCTCTTCTCCGCGCTATGCGACGCGGACTTCCTCGACACCGAGGAGTTCTTCGAACCTTCGCGCACTCAACTGAGGGCAGTCCTGCCGCCCCTATCAGTCCTCCGAGAGAAGCTGGCCCGGTACATGGAGGACCTGAGAGTCCGTGCCACTCCCTCCGAGGTCAACCGCGTACGCACCGAGGTACTTGCCTCCTGCCTCCACGCCGCCGCACAACCTCCAGGCGCATTCAGCCTCACCGTGCCCACCGGAGGAGGCAAGACACTGGCCTCGCTGGCCTTCGCACTCGAGCACGCCGTACGCCATGGCCTGGAGCGCGTGGTGGTGGCCATTCCCTTCACCTCCATCATCGAGCAGAGCGCCGCCGTCTACCGCGCGGCCCTGGGAGAAGAGGCCGTCATCGAGCACCACAGTGCGTTGGATCCCCTCCGGGAGACAGCGCGCAACCGCCTGGCCTCGGAGAACTGGGATGCTCCGGTGGTGGTCACCACCACGGCGCAGCTCTTCGACAGCCTCTTCGCACGAAGGCCCGGCGCTTGTCGCAAGCTGCACCGGCTGGCGCGCAGCGTGGTGGTGCTGGATGAGGCACAAACACTGCCCCCCAGGCTGCTCACCCCCATCCTCGACGTGCTGGGCACCCTGATACGCGACTACGGCACCAGCCTCGTGGTGTGCACCGCCACACAGCCAGCACTGGGCCGCACCTCGGAGTTGCCAGATGGGCTGGAGAATGTCCGGGAAATCGTCCCAGCCGAGGTGCGGGCATTCGAGCGACTGCGGCGGGTACGGGTGCGCTGGCCCACTTCACCCGAGCCGACTTCCCATGAGGCGCTCGCCGACGAACTGGCCCTCGAGCCGGATGTGCTGGCCATCGTCCACCGGCGAGCGGACGCCCGGGAATTGTGCGAGGCATTGGACCGAAGGATGGAGGACACCTCCACCTCTCACCTCTCCGCACTCATGTGCCCGCGCCACCGAAGTGAGGTCCTGGCCGGGCTGAAGGCGCGCAAGGCACGTGGTGAGCCGATACGGCTGGTGTCCACGCAGCTCGTGGAGGCCGGAGTGGATGTGGACTTTCCCGTGGTGTACCGGGCGCTGGGCGGGTTGGACTCGCTGGCCCAGGCCGCCGGGCGCTGCAACCGGGAGGGACGCCTGAGCGGACTGGGCGAGTTGCGCGTCTTCCTCGCGCCCACCGCCCCACCTCGGGGCGTACCTCGTACCGCGATGGAGGTGACTCGCGGTCTGCTCGCGGAGACGCCCGGATTGGACCCTTTCCACCCGGACATCTGCCGACGCTACTTCCGCCGACTCTACGCCGCCAAGGAACTGGATGCCGAGGACATCCAAGCCCTGCGCGCGAAGCTGCGCTTCGAGGAGACAGCGCGGCGCTTCCATCTGGTGGAGGATGGCTGGTCCGCCCCAGTGGTGGTGCCCTGGGGCGAGGCGGCCAAGCACGTGGCACGACTGGAACACGCGGGCCCCAGCCGAGAGCGGCTGCGGGCGCTGCAGGGATTCACGGTGCAGGTCAAAGCAACGCAGCGAGACGTCTGGCTCGCACGAGGACTGGTGCGGTGGGTGGCGGACACCGTGGTGGTGTTGGGGCCGGAGCTGACCCCGGCCTATGACGAGCGCTTCGGCCTGATGCCCGAGCGCGTGGGCCTGCTCGACGCGGGCTCGTTGGTGGTGAGTGAGTGA